The Pyxidicoccus sp. MSG2 DNA segment GCGGACTCCGCCACCCCGGGTGACGCGGACGGCATCCTGGACAACGGTGAGACTGGCTCCATCGTCATCTCCGTCCAGAACAAGGGCTCCACCGATGCGGTGGCGACCAGCGCCACCGTCGTCTCCACCACCCCGGGAGTGACGGTGGGCGGCCGTGGCTCCGTCAGCTTCCCGGCCATCCCGGCGGGCGGTGTGGCGTCGGTCTCCGTGCCGGTGACGCTCAGCGGCGCGAGCTTCGCGCAGCGGGTCGACTTCGCCATTGCCATCCGTGATGACAGCCAGCTGAATCCGGGCGACGAGTCGACGGCGCTGGCCTTCAAGGTCAACTACGACGAGGTGCCACAGGTCACCGCCACGGAGACCGTCGAGGCGTCGGGCAACAACCTGCCCTGGACGACCGAGTACGACCCGTCCCTGGCGGGTGACTTCTTCACCCTCGTGGAGTTCACCGACCTCAACCGGGCCTTCTTCGGCCCGAACGTGGGCGCGGGCAGCGACATCCGCCTCATCAGCCCTCCGCTCCAGGTGAGCAGCACCCAGCCGTTCTCGCTGACCTTCCGTCACGCCTACGCCTTCGAGGCCGACACCGGCGGCAACTACGACGGCGCCGTCATCGAACTCACCGAGGACGGGGGCCAGACGTGGGTCGACATCGGCGACTCGCTCTACAACGGCGCGCTCATCCAGTACACCGGCAACCTGAATCCGCTGGCCGGTCGCCGCGCCTTCGTGGGCACCACCGCGGGCTTCCCCACGCTCAACACCACCACGCTGAACCTGGGGAGCACCTACGCGGGGAAGACCGTGCAGATCCGCTTCCGCATCGGCAACGACAACTCCGCCGTCGTCTCTGGCTGGGTGTTGGACGACATGGCCTTCAGCGGAATCACCAACACCCCGTTCACGAAGATTTGCGACGACAGCGGCATCTGCGGCAACACCGCTCCGGTGGCCAACGCCGGCCCGGACGTGACTGTCGATGAGCGTGCGTCGGTGACGCTGACCGGTAGCGCCTACGACCTGGACGGCAACGCGCTCACGTACTCGTGGACGCGCGTGTCTGGCCCGGTGGTGACCCTCACCAACGCCAACACCCTCACGCCGTCCTTCACGGCGCCCGAGGTGACGGCCAATACCAGCCTGGTGCTCCGCTTGACGGTCAGCGACGGGACGACCACCGCCACCGACACGGTCACCGTGACCATCCGGCAGGTCAACCGTGCCCCTACCGTGAACGCGGGCCTCGACGCCTTCGCGGACGAGCGCGGCACCGCCACGCTGACCGGCTCCGCGAGCGACCCGGACGGCAACACGCTCACCTACCTCTGGACGCAGGTGTCCGGTACGTCGGTAGCGCTGCGCAACTACGACCAGGCCACCGCCACCTTCACCGCTCCGGAGGTCGCGTTCGATGAGACGCTGACCTTCCGGCTGACGGTGAGCGACGGCCAGGCCAGCGCCAGCGACTCGGTGGACGTGGTGGTTCGTCAGGTGAACCGCGCGCCGGTCGTGACGGCCTCGTCCGTGACGGTGAACGAGCGCAGCACCGCGACGCTCGATGCCACTGGCTCGGATGTGGACGGTGACGCGCTGACGTACGCCTGGACGCAGCTGACCGGCACGCCGGTGGTGCTCTCGGGTGCCAACACCTCGCGCGCCACCTTCTCCACCGGCGAGGTTACCGCTGACTCGGTGCTCACCTTCCGCGTGACGGTGAGCGACGGGACGGCCACGGCCACCCAGAACGTGACGGTGACGGTGCTTCAGGTCAACCGCGCGCCCACGGCGAACGCGGGTCTGGACGCTTCGGTGAACGAGCGTGCAACCGCGACGCTGAGCGGCTCCGCGAACGACGCGGATGGCGACAGCCTCACCTACCAGTGGGTGCAGGTGTCGGGTACGCCGGTGGCGCTGTCCGGGGCCACCACGGCCACGGCCACCTTCACCGCGCCGGAGACGGTCTCCGGCGCGACGCTCACCTTCCGCCTGACGGTGAGCGACGGCCAGGCCAGCGCCAGCGACACGGTGAACGTGGCGGTGAACTCGGTCAACCGCGCTCCTGCCGTGACGGCCTCGTCCGTGACGGTGAACGAGCGCAGCACCGCGACGCTCGATGCCACTGGCTCCGATGCGGACGGTGACGCGCTGACGTATGCCTGGACGCAGCTGACCGGCACGCCGGTGGTGCTCTCGGGTGCCAACACCTCGCGCGCCACCTTCTCCACCGGCGAGGTTACCGCTGACTCGGTGCTCACCTTCCGCGTGACGGTGAGCGACGGGACGGCGACGGCCACCCAGAACGTGACGGTGACGGTGCTTCAGGTCAACCGCGCGCCCACGGCGAACGCGGGTCTGGACGCTTCGGTGAACGAGCGTGCAACCGCGACGCTGAGCGGCTCCGCGAACGACGCGGACGGCGACAGCCTCACCTACCAGTGGGTGCAGGTGTCGGGTACGCCGGTGGCGCTGTCGGGCGCCACCACGGCCACGGCCACCTTCACCGCGCCGGAGACGGTCTCCGGCGCGACGCTCACCTTCCGGCTGACGGTGAGCGACGGCCAGGCCAGCGCCAGCGACTCGGTGAACGTGGCGGTGAACTCGGTCAACCGCGCTCCGGCAGTCACGGCCTCGTCCGTGACGGTGGACGGGGGCAGTACCGCGACGCTCGATGCCACTGGCTCGGATCCGGACGGTGATGCACTGACCTACGCCTGGACGCAGCTGACCGGCACGCCGGTGGTGCTCTCGGGTGCCAACACCTCGCGCGTCACCTTCTCCACCAGTGCGGTGGCCGCTGGCTCCGTGCTCACCTTCCGCGTGACGGTGAGCGACGGGACGGCCACGGCCTCCCAGGACGTGACGGTGAACGTGCGCCAGGCCTCCAACCGCGCGCCCACGGCGAATGCGGGTCTGGACCTCTCGGTGAACGAGCGCAGCACCGCGACGCTGAGCGGCTCCGCGAACGACGCGGATGGCGACAGCCTCACCTACCAGTGGGTGCAGGTGTCGGGTACGCCGGTGGCGCTGTCCGGGGCCACCACGGCCACGGCCACCTTCACCGCGCCGGAGACGGTCTCTGGCTCGACGCTCACCTTCCGCCTGACGGTGAGCGATGGCCAGTCCAGCGCCAGCGACACCGTGAACGTGGTGGTGAACGCGGTCAACCGCGGGCCCTCCGTGACGGCCTCCTCCGTGACGGTGGACGAGCGCAGCACCGCGACGCTCGATGCCACTGGCTCGGATGCGGACGGTGACACGCTGACGTATGCCTGGACGCAGCTGACCGGCACGCCGGTGGTGCTCTCGGGGGCCAACACCTCGCGCGCCACCTTCTCCACCGGCGAGGTTGCCGCTGACTCCGTACTCACCTTCCGCGTGACGGTGAGCGACGGGACGGCGACGGCCACCCAGGACGTGACGGTGAACGTGCGCAACGTCAACCGCGCGCCCACGGCGAACGCGGGTCTGGACGCTTCGGTGAACGAGCGTGCAACCGCGACGCTGAGCGGCTCCGCGAACGACGCGGACGGCGATGACGTTACCTATAGCTGGGTGCAGGTGTCTGGCACCTCGGTGGCGCTGTCTGGCGCCACCTCGGCCACGGCCACCTTCACCGCGCCGGAGACGGTCTCCGGTGAGACGCTCACCTTCCGCCTGACGGTGAGCGACGGCAAGGTCAGCGCCAGCGACACGGTGAATGTGGCGGTGAACGCGGTCAACCGCGCTCCGGCCGTGGCGGCCTCGTCCGTGACGGTGAACGAGCGCAGCACCGCGACGCTCGAGGCCTCTGCCTCGGATGCGGACGGTGACACGCTGACGTACGCCTGGACGCAGTTGACCGGCGATACGGTGGTGCTCGCGGGTGCCAACACCTCGCGCGCCACCTTCTCCACCGGCGAGGTTGCCGCTGACTCGGTGCTCACCTTCCGCGTGACGGTGAGCGACGGGACGGCGACGGCCACCCAGGACGTGGCGGTGACGGTGCTTCAGGTCAACCGCGCGCCCACGGCGAACGCGGGTCTGGACGCCTCCGTGAATGAGCGTGCAACCGCGACGCTGAGCGGCTCCGCGAACGACACGGATGGCGACAGCCTCACCTACCAGTGGGTGCAGGTGTCGGGTACGCCGGTGGCGCTGTCCGGGGCCACCACGGCCACGGCCACCTTCACCGCGCCGGAGACGGTCTCCGGTGAGACGCTCTCCTTCATGCTGACGGTGAGCGACGGCAAGGTGACCGCCCGTGACACGGTGGACGTGTCGGTCAGCGCGCAGAACCGCGCGCCGGTCGTTGCGACCCTCCCGGTGACGGTGGACGAGCGGAGCACCGCCTCCCTCGTGGCCACCGGCTCCGACCCGGACGGTGACAGCCTGACCTACGCCTGGACGCAGCTGACCGGCGATACGGTGGTGCTCTCGGGCGCCAACACCTCGACGGCCACCTTCGCCACGGGCGAGGTGACCGCCGACACCGAGCTCACCTTCAGCGTGACGGTGAGCGACGGGACGGCCACGGCCACGAAGAACGTGGCCGTGACGGTGCGTCAGGTCAACCGGGCGCCCGTGGCCGACGCGGGTGCGGACCTCTCCGCCAAGGCGAAGTCCGTCGTCTCGCTCAGCGGCAGCGCGAGCGCCGACGCGGACGGCGGCACCCTGACGTACCAGTGGACGCAGGTGGGTGGTCCGCAGGTGACGCTGACGGGGGCCGACACGGCCGCGCCGTCCTTCACCGCTCCGAACGTGAAGGAGAACACGGAGCTGACCTTCCACCTGGTGGTGAGCGATGGCTCGCTCACCAGTGCTCCGTCCGCCGTGACGGTCACCCTCACGCGGTCCGACAACACCGTTCCGGTGGCGAAGGCCCGCATCATCCTCAGCGGCGACCAGACGTCGATCACCCTCGACGCCTCGGCCTCCAGCGACCCGGATGAAGAGGCGCTCACCTACAAGTGGGAGCAGACCGGGGGGCCGTCCGTCACCATGGGCGACGCCAACCAGGCCGTCGTCAGCGTGGACGTGCCGGAACTCGATGACGACAGCGCCACGTTCAGCTTCCGGCTGACCGTGACGGATGCTCGCGGTGGCACGCACACCGCCACCGTGGAGACCACGGCCACGCCGGACCGCGGTGGTGGCTGCTCCTCGACGGGCGCGGGTGCCCCGGCCGGCATGCTCGGCCTGGCACTCCTCAGCCTGCTGCGCCGTCGTCGCAAGCTGGTTTGAGCCGTGACGGGCCTCCTCCCACGCGGGAGGAGGCAGGCGCCGCCCGCCCCGGACGGCTGAACGGTCCGGGGCAGGCGGTTCGAACCTGAGTGGTGGATTCTCCGGCGGCCGGCTCCCTGATTCGAGGGGGCCGGCCGCTTGTCTTTACAGGCTGAAAGCCCGCTCGTGCCCCCCTCCTCTGGACCCACTTCCGGAACGAGCCGAGCCTCCGGCCGTCACTGGTGCCTCGGCTCTCTCGCCGGCCCCAGCGCCGGGCACGGGATGAGTTCCCGCAGTGAGCGCGGACACGGTGAGGCGGAGTTCCGAGTCCGAGATGACCTGGCAGGTGCTCGTCGTCGTGGTGTCAAAGACCCGTGGGCAGGGCGATAGCAGGGTCAACCCGCTCACGGACGCGAGCGGCCCGAGTTCCCCAGTCTCGCGGGGCTCACGAGAAGCCCGTGGGAGGCTGACGGTAGCGTGTACCCTCAGGTGGGAGCCTCTCCGCCACGCACGTCACCTGTCGGCGGGCAGGGTGATTCCGAAGTGCGTCGCGAGCGCCTTGTTCCAGGCGGCCGCGTCCGCGAGCGGCTCCTCGTGGCGCACGCCGTTGCGGGTGGTGAGGAGCCCGTCATCCTTGAGGGTGATGCGCCCGTCCGGAGTGACGCGAGTGCACACGCGGCGCTGCGTGAAGTGCGACTGGGGCGACGTCTGGGTGTAGTGGCTCATCTCCGCGAAGTCCCCGAGCTTGCGCGGCGTGAGGGAGACGGCGTACTCCGCCTCCCAGCCGCCCGTGGGAGACTCGCTCCAGACGACGAGCTCCCCTCCGGCCTCCGTGAGCCGGAAGCCGCGCCCGGCCTGCACCTGGACGCCCCGCTCGTCGAGGCGCAGCGGCTCCAGGAAGCAGTCCCCGAAGCCGACGTCGGCCAGCCAGCGGCCCGAGGCGTCCTCCACCAGGATGGCCACATGGGCGAAGTCGGGCCCGTAGGTGCTCGCGTCCGGCTGTGTGGCCACGCGCGCGGACAGCAGCGTCACGCCGTAGCCGAGCGTCCGCAGCAGGCGCGCGAAGAGGCCGTTGAGCTCGTAGCAGATGCCGCCCCGCCGCTGGACGACGACCTTGTCGAAGAAGGCCTCCTCGTCCAACTGAAAGAGCCGCTTCAGGTGGATGTCCAGGTTCTCGAAGGGGACGGTCTGGAGGTGGGCGTGGTGGAGCGCCGCGAGCGGCATGCCCGCGGTCGCCCCGAAGCGCTCCAGGTAACTCTTGGCGTCGAACATGGCGCCTGTTCTATCGCGGTCGGGCCGGCGGAGCGATACGCCCTCCAACGGGAGCGCACCGCTCCACTCCATGAAACGGGGCCACACTGGCAGGTGGCCGCGCTCGGAGACGGGGACCGGGGCCTGGCCGAGAGCTGGCTCAGGGACCCGTGACGGAGACGCTGTCGAGCTGTGGCCCGCACGACACGCCCGTCGACAGGCTCTCGAACTTCACCTCGGTGCTGGCGCTGGTGGCGTTGAACACGAAGTTGTTGGACACCCACCCCGCGGTGTTTATCCGGAAGTTGTACGAGATGCTGCCCGCGGAGACCTTGATGTACGTGCCCACGCAACCGGCCTGCGCCCAGCGCACCGTGTACCCGGTTCCCGGCACCGTGGTGAGCGTCTGGGAGACGCCGCCCGCGTCATACGCATTGAGGTCGATGGACGCCAGGCCGCTGTTGGAGGACCTGTAGCTCTTGGCCATCACGTCGATGCCCGAGCCCAGGACGGTCCACCCGGTGAGCTGGGTGCTGCCCGCGAAGACCGACACCCAGTTGCTGAAGCCGAGCGGCGAGGACTCGAAGCTGCCATTGGTGACGAGCTCGGTGAGTGGCTGCGTCGCCGTGCCGGTCGCCGGCTCCCGCGCGGTGTCCGCGTCCAGCTCCGGGCCGCACCCCGCCAGCGCGAGGCCCAGGCCCAGTCCCACGAGCGACTTCCCACAAGAAATGCCTTTCATGTTCTCTCCCTTTGGATTGTTGCTGCGTTTCACTTCAAAGACTTCACATGTCTTGCAAATACATCCACCTGCCGGCGTCGCGGCCGTCGCGGACTACGGACCCACGGGCGGCCCGAGCACCTGGATGTCACCCGCGGCGGAGGGCAGTTCGTCATCGCCCTGGTTGAGGGTGTTGGAGTAACCGAGCTGGCCGTGGTCGTTGCGGCCCCAGCACCGCGCCTTGCCGGTGCTCAGCAGCGCGCAGGTATGCGAGCCACCCGCCGTCACGTAGTACGCCGAGGCCCCACCCAGGTTCACGAGCTCGAAGTTCGGCGTGGGGAGCGTGCTGGGCTTGCCGTAGCCGAGCTGGCCATACCCGCCATACCCCCAGCACTTCACGGCGCCGAAGCTCATCAGCGCGCAGGTGTGGTCCGCGCCGGCGGCGACCTGGAGTGCCGTGCCATACAGCTCCACGGTGCCGACCGACGCGGGCGTCTCGGTGTCGCCCACGTTGGTGAAGTAGGGGTAGTAGGGCAGCGAGTAGTAGCCCGGATAGCCAAGCTGACCGTTCTGGTTGTAGCCCCAGCAGACCACCCGGCCGGTGCTCAGCAGGGCACAGGTGTGGGCCTTGCCCGCGCTGAGCTGGAGGACCGGCCCGCCCACGTCCACGTCTCCCGCGGTGGCGGGCGTCTCGTTGTCGCCAATCGCCGCGAAGTTCCCGTAGCCGAGCTGGCCGAGCTCGGCCTGGCCCCAGCAGCGCACCTTGCCCGTGGTGAGCAGCGCGCAGGTGTGGGACGCCCCCGCGGTGATGTCCTGCACGAGGCCCCCCACGTCCACGTCCCCCGCGCTCCAGACCCACTCGTTGTTACCCACGTCCTGGGTGTGGCCTTGGCCGAGCTGTCCGTACGTGTTGGCGCCCCAGCAGCGCACCTTGCCCGTGTTGAGGACCGCGCAGGTGTGCTCCGCGCCAGCGGCGAGCTTCACCGCGCGGCCACCCAGGCCCACGTAGCCCTCGCTTGCAACGGGCTCGCCGTCGCCGATGTTGGCGGTGTGGCCGTAGCCGAGCTGGCCGTGGGTGTTGCCGCCCCAGCAGCGCACGAAGCCGCCCTCGAGCAGGGCACAGGTGTGGTTGCTGCCCGTCACCACCTGGAGCGCGTTGCCGACGACGGCGACGTTGCCGGCGGTGTAGGGGTGCTCGTTGTCACCGATGTCCAGCGTGTGCTCGTAACCGAGCTGGCCCGAGGAGTTGAGGCCCCAGCACCGGACGTTGGCGTTGTCGAAGAGCACGCACGTGTGGCTCTCTCCGGCGCGAATGGAGATGAGGCCGTTGAGGTTGCCCACGTCATAGGGGTTGTCCGGGAACTGGCCGGGCGTCAGCACGTACTTCAGCGTCGTCTGCCCGCCGTCCGCGTCCGTCACCTGGAGCACCAGCTCGCCCTGCAGCGCCGGCGAGTAGCCGGTCATCGTGGTGGGGTTGGTCTGGCCGGTGAAGGCGGGCGCGGGGTCGAACGTGCCGTTGGGGTTGAAGCTCCACGCATAGGCCAGCGTGGAGGCCGCGCCGTCATCCGCGACGGTCGCCTCCCAGAGGACGTCCCCGGTACCCACCCGCCGCGTGGCCTTGAGGGACTGGATGACCGGGTTGAAGAGCACGTGCACGTGCGTGTCGATGGCGTCGGCCGAGGGGTCCACCGGCAGCACCTTCGTCTTGAAGGTCGTCTTGATGGAGTGGCCGGCCGGGTTGGTGACGAGCACCTCATGGGTGAACTCGGTCTCCGTCGTCACCGGGGGCGGCACGTACTGGCTGACGAAGGTGCCAGTGGTGCCCAGCAGCTGGAGGGTGCCCTGCACCGGGTAGAAGGAGCCGCCGCCGGCCTCGGCGGTGATGACGTAGCGGAGCTGTTCCCCCGTGCTGGCCTCCACCAGGAAGTCGATGTTGCCGCGCTTGCCCGGGGGGAACTCGGTGGGGATGGTGATTTTCTTGATGCGCGGCAGGGAGATGGTCTCCCCGTTGCTCACCGGCGCCAGCACGATGACCACGTCCTCGTTGTCGCCCGCGAGCGTCTTGTCCGTGCTGCCGGTGAAGAACAGCTCCTCCTTGCCGCCCGTGGCGCGCGCCTGGAAGGTGAGGCCCTTGTTCCGAGGCAGGAAGGGCACGGTGCCCGACCACGTTCCTCCCGCCAGCGTGAGGTCCACCCCCTTGAAGAGCGGGGCGCTCGTCGCCGTCTCCAGCACGTCGATGCGGATGCGCGTCACGCTCGTGAAGGAGAAGTTGGCGAACGACGACACGAGGCCGGCCCCGCCGGTGTCACCCCCCGACGCCGACTCGTCGACGGCGATGGAGAACACCGCGGTGCTCGTCTCTTCGGCTGGGGCGGACTCGGAAGGCTTGCAGCCCTCGAGGCCCGCCAGCGCGCTCATCAGGAGGAGGGTCAGCAGTGCCCCGAGGCGGCTCCCTCGGAATGGAAGGCTCTTTCGATGCATACACGTCTCCTGTCGCGGCGCATCACGGGAGCGATGCGCCGGTCGGCGGCTGCGGTGGTGGATGGGTGCTCTTCGCGGTGGGCCCGCCGGCCCCCTCGCGATGGCCTTGGAGCAAACGACATTCCAGGCGCCACGCTTCCGGCCGTGTCTGTAAAAACACGCGGTTGCGGACTTGAGAGGGAATGGAGTCAGCTCTTTCTGACTGCGTGACGTTCCTCGTCACTCCGCGATGCTCTCCACAGGGGCCCCGCACGACGCGTAGATTCCCGGTCCGATGTTTCAATCCAAGCCTTCGCGCCCACCGGCCTGGTGCGTGTTGCTCCTGCTGGTGCTGGCCGCCGGGTGCGACAGCGCGAGCGGCGAGCGCCCTGCCACGGCTGCGACAGCCGGCACCGTTCGCTTCTACCGGGAGCTCACCCTCGACGAGGTGGGAGGGAACGTGCCGGCCATGCACGTGGACCCGGGAGGAGGGCTCTGGGTGGCGGTGTCGGGAGATGCGACGACCGCCGGACGCTCGCGCCTCTACCACCGCCCGCCGGGTGGCTCCTGGCGCACGGCCTACGAGGGCCCCTTCGCCACCGAGCTGTCGCTGTCCTCATGGCGCGCGGGGGAGGTGTACTTCGGCTTCAACCACACCCTGAATGGCTTCGAGCCCAACCTGCTGCGGGTGACGGCCGGGGGCAGTGAGTCTTTGCCCACCCCACGTGAGCGCCTGGATGACAGCGAATACCTCCAGGTGGGCAGCTATGCCCTGCTGCCGGACGGCGACGGCTGGGCTTGTGGACAGCGCGCCCGCCTGTGGCGCTTCAGGAATGGGGCGTGGGTGCCCCAGCCGTCCTTCGCCGAGTGGACACCGGAGGCCGGGGCCAACACCTACTTTTGCGGCCAGGTGCGCTTCGACACCCGGGGCCAGGGGTGGGTGGTGGAGTACGGCGGGGGCAGGCTCTGGCGAGGGACGGGCGGGCGCTGGGAGCTCCTCCCGCCGCTGGACGGCAACCAGGCCCTCTACTTCCACGCCAGCGGACTGGCCTCCCGCGAGGGCCGCCTCTACCGCTTCGAGGAGGACCGCTGGCAGCCCATCCAGGGGCCGTTCGTCCTGGGCGACATCGTGTTGGACGAGGACGGCCGGTGGGGTGCGAGCAGGGGCACCGTCTTCCGCATCGAGCGGGAGCGGTGGGTTCCGGTGGCCAGCGGACAGCGCTTCGAGTCCCGCGCGATAGCCGAGTCCGATGGCTCCGTCTGGGTGCTGGCCCACGATGGCGTCTACCGCTCCACGGTCCGGCAGGTGCCCACCTTCGCGGAGACGCCTCCCGGCACGCTGCCCAGGGGCCTGCTGCACCTCGAGGCCGCGGACTTCGACGGGGATGGGGACGAGGACCTGCTCGCGCTCACCCCCGAGGGCGGCGAGGGCACGGGCCTCGCCTCGATGGTGGCCTTCCGCAACGGAGGCGACGGCCGCTTCGTCCCGCTCGACAGCGAGCTGCCCCGGGCGGTTCAACTGTGGAACGGCCGCTTCGCCCTGGGGGACATCGATGGTGACGGGGACCTGGACCTGGTGGCGGCCACCCGGGCGGGCACGGTGGAGGTGTGGCGCTTCTCCGCCGGGCGCTTCGAGCGCACGCGGGTGCTTCCCCTGAACACCCTCAGCGTGGCGCTCGTGGACATGGAGGGGGATGGAGACCTGGACCTGCACGTGGCCCAGGAGCGGTACTCCTTCTACGTCAACGATGGGGCGGGCCAGTTCACCCTCGGGCCCGAGGCGCCCACGCCGCCCGGGACGGACCACGTGCTGTGGGATGACGCCGACGGGGATGGGGATGCGGATGGCTTCGCCCTGCGCTGGAGGGACCCTCCGCTGCTGATGCGCCAGGACGCGCCGGGACGCTTCCAGGTGCTCCCCCTGCCGCTCGTCGCGGAGGGAGGCGCGTGGACGGACCTGGACCGGGACGGAAGGCCGGAGGCCTCCGCCCAGCGCCTGCACAACCCCGAGCGGGCCTTCCCCTTCGTCACCTGCGCGCCCACGGCCAGCGGTGGCTGCGAGCCCTGGCCGCACCCCGCGGCCCCCGCGGGGCTGGTGGTGGACCTCGACGTGGACGGCCACCCCGACGTCATCCAGGCGGAGCTGCGCGTGGGCGCCCGGATGACGCAGGGCGGAGAGGTGTATCTCGGAGGCGAGCAGGGCTTCGAGCGCATCACCGACATCACGGGCCCGCTGTCCCAGCCCGCGGTGTTCGACGCCAATGGGGACGGGGCACCCGATGTGTACACCCCGGAGCGAGGCCTGCTGCTGGCCACCGCGAACGCGGGCCGCGCCGTGCGGGTGGACGTGAGCGCCAGCCGCAGCGACAGTCGAGCCGAGGGCGCCTGGGTGCTGCTCCGCGCGGAGCCGGACGGCCCACCGGTGGCCACGGCCCGCGCGCGCGGCGGAAGGGCGCTGGTCGGACTTCCGGACCCCTCGGCGCGCTACACCCTGGAGGTGCGCTTCCCCACGGGAGAGCAGCGCACCTTCACGGGAGTGGAGGCGGGCAGCACGGTGCGGGTGCGAGACGTGGAGGGGCCCGCGCGTGCGGGACGTCTCGCCGTGCTGTGGGTGTCCAACTCGGTGCGCCTCGTCAACGTGACTCGCGAGGGCCTCGCCCTGCTGCTCGGACTTGTCGCGCTGGGGTGGCTGGGCAGGAGGCTGCTGCCCGGCCAGCAGCGGGTGATGCTGCCCGCCTTCGCCCTGGGTTTCCTCCTGCTGCTCGGGCCGCTGGTGCGCTGGGGGGCTCCGGGCGTCCTGCTGCTCGGGCCCGGTGCGGTGTTGCCGGCCCTGGGCACGGGACTGCTCCGCGCCTGGAACCAGCGGCGCCGCGCGCGCCGGTATGCCGGGCCCTACGTCCTGCTGGAGCGGCTGGGTGCGGGCGCCGCGGCCACCGTCTGGCGAGCCCGGGGGCCTCACGGTGTCGCGGCCCTCAAGCTGTTCGACGCCGAGGCCATGAGCTACCCCGAGGTGAGAGACCGCTTCTTCCGCGAGGCGCGCGCCGGCATGCAGATGGCCCATCCGAATCTGGTGCACATCCTGGAGGCCGGCACCCTTGAGGACGGCCGGGGCTTTCTCGCCATGCGGCTCGTGGACGGCCCGTCCCTGCGCGCGCACCTCGCGGCGCGTGGCGTGCTCGCGGCGAACGAGGTGCGCACCCTCGCGCACGACGTGGCCTCCGCGCTCGCCGCCCTGCACGGCGCGGGCGTCGTGCACCGCGACGTGAAACCCGAGAACATCCTCCTGGGTTCCCAGGGGGCGGTGCTCACGGACCTCGGCCTGGTGCGCAGCATCGTCTTCAAGACCGTCACGCGCCATGGGGCCGCGGTGGGGACGCTCGCGTACATGAGTCCCGAGCAGTGCGTGGGCCGGCCGGTGGACGGGCGCAGTGACTTGTGGAGCCTCGGCGTGGTGCTCTACGAGCTGCTGTCCGGCCACCGGCCCTTCCTCGGTACCCACGAGCTGGAGCTCGTCTACCGCATCCACAACACCTCCC contains these protein-coding regions:
- a CDS encoding serine/threonine-protein kinase encodes the protein MFQSKPSRPPAWCVLLLLVLAAGCDSASGERPATAATAGTVRFYRELTLDEVGGNVPAMHVDPGGGLWVAVSGDATTAGRSRLYHRPPGGSWRTAYEGPFATELSLSSWRAGEVYFGFNHTLNGFEPNLLRVTAGGSESLPTPRERLDDSEYLQVGSYALLPDGDGWACGQRARLWRFRNGAWVPQPSFAEWTPEAGANTYFCGQVRFDTRGQGWVVEYGGGRLWRGTGGRWELLPPLDGNQALYFHASGLASREGRLYRFEEDRWQPIQGPFVLGDIVLDEDGRWGASRGTVFRIERERWVPVASGQRFESRAIAESDGSVWVLAHDGVYRSTVRQVPTFAETPPGTLPRGLLHLEAADFDGDGDEDLLALTPEGGEGTGLASMVAFRNGGDGRFVPLDSELPRAVQLWNGRFALGDIDGDGDLDLVAATRAGTVEVWRFSAGRFERTRVLPLNTLSVALVDMEGDGDLDLHVAQERYSFYVNDGAGQFTLGPEAPTPPGTDHVLWDDADGDGDADGFALRWRDPPLLMRQDAPGRFQVLPLPLVAEGGAWTDLDRDGRPEASAQRLHNPERAFPFVTCAPTASGGCEPWPHPAAPAGLVVDLDVDGHPDVIQAELRVGARMTQGGEVYLGGEQGFERITDITGPLSQPAVFDANGDGAPDVYTPERGLLLATANAGRAVRVDVSASRSDSRAEGAWVLLRAEPDGPPVATARARGGRALVGLPDPSARYTLEVRFPTGEQRTFTGVEAGSTVRVRDVEGPARAGRLAVLWVSNSVRLVNVTREGLALLLGLVALGWLGRRLLPGQQRVMLPAFALGFLLLLGPLVRWGAPGVLLLGPGAVLPALGTGLLRAWNQRRRARRYAGPYVLLERLGAGAAATVWRARGPHGVAALKLFDAEAMSYPEVRDRFFREARAGMQMAHPNLVHILEAGTLEDGRGFLAMRLVDGPSLRAHLAARGVLAANEVRTLAHDVASALAALHGAGVVHRDVKPENILLGSQGAVLTDLGLVRSIVFKTVTRHGAAVGTLAYMSPEQCVGRPVDGRSDLWSLGVVLYELLSGHRPFLGTHELELVYRIHNTSPAPLPPSVPEDLRALIDRCLSRDVEERFQRAEELLGALNRKEAA
- a CDS encoding DUF642 domain-containing protein, translating into MKGISCGKSLVGLGLGLALAGCGPELDADTAREPATGTATQPLTELVTNGSFESSPLGFSNWVSVFAGSTQLTGWTVLGSGIDVMAKSYRSSNSGLASIDLNAYDAGGVSQTLTTVPGTGYTVRWAQAGCVGTYIKVSAGSISYNFRINTAGWVSNNFVFNATSASTEVKFESLSTGVSCGPQLDSVSVTGP
- a CDS encoding RCC1 domain-containing protein, which translates into the protein MHRKSLPFRGSRLGALLTLLLMSALAGLEGCKPSESAPAEETSTAVFSIAVDESASGGDTGGAGLVSSFANFSFTSVTRIRIDVLETATSAPLFKGVDLTLAGGTWSGTVPFLPRNKGLTFQARATGGKEELFFTGSTDKTLAGDNEDVVIVLAPVSNGETISLPRIKKITIPTEFPPGKRGNIDFLVEASTGEQLRYVITAEAGGGSFYPVQGTLQLLGTTGTFVSQYVPPPVTTETEFTHEVLVTNPAGHSIKTTFKTKVLPVDPSADAIDTHVHVLFNPVIQSLKATRRVGTGDVLWEATVADDGAASTLAYAWSFNPNGTFDPAPAFTGQTNPTTMTGYSPALQGELVLQVTDADGGQTTLKYVLTPGQFPDNPYDVGNLNGLISIRAGESHTCVLFDNANVRCWGLNSSGQLGYEHTLDIGDNEHPYTAGNVAVVGNALQVVTGSNHTCALLEGGFVRCWGGNTHGQLGYGHTANIGDGEPVASEGYVGLGGRAVKLAAGAEHTCAVLNTGKVRCWGANTYGQLGQGHTQDVGNNEWVWSAGDVDVGGLVQDITAGASHTCALLTTGKVRCWGQAELGQLGYGNFAAIGDNETPATAGDVDVGGPVLQLSAGKAHTCALLSTGRVVCWGYNQNGQLGYPGYYSLPYYPYFTNVGDTETPASVGTVELYGTALQVAAGADHTCALMSFGAVKCWGYGGYGQLGYGKPSTLPTPNFELVNLGGASAYYVTAGGSHTCALLSTGKARCWGRNDHGQLGYSNTLNQGDDELPSAAGDIQVLGPPVGP